The proteins below come from a single Parageobacillus thermoglucosidasius genomic window:
- a CDS encoding MFS transporter: MNVQRNNAVERSSAVIEAKEKIWTKDFVLICLANFFVFLGFQMTLPTIPLFVEYLGGNDQLIGLVVGIFTFSALIMRPFAGHALETKGRRFVFLLGLAIFVISVGSYSFITSIVLLFMMRVIQGIGWGFSTTAAGTIATDIIPASRRGEGMGYYGLSGNLALAFGPSAGLLLAGILSFHHLFLICAALGLASLLFAANITYKKVEKQQMQAHHKWDIYEKSALEPSVLLFFLTVTFGGIASFLPLYAAEKGVSGIQWYFLLYALALMVTRTFAGRLYDKKGHRAVFIPGAALILIAMLLLAWLPNNVVLFAAAILYGLGFGTVQPALQAWSVERAAKNRKGMANATFFAFFDLGVGVGAMIFGQISHWFGYSSIYITAAFSVLVSISFYLYILHRNKKMLKNA; encoded by the coding sequence GTGAATGTGCAACGAAATAACGCAGTGGAACGAAGCAGCGCAGTGATAGAAGCAAAAGAAAAAATTTGGACAAAAGATTTTGTGCTAATCTGTTTAGCTAATTTTTTTGTGTTTCTCGGTTTTCAAATGACGTTGCCGACGATTCCGCTTTTTGTCGAATATCTTGGCGGAAATGATCAGCTCATTGGTTTGGTTGTCGGGATTTTTACATTTTCGGCGTTAATCATGCGACCGTTTGCCGGCCATGCGCTTGAGACGAAGGGGCGGCGTTTCGTATTTTTATTAGGACTTGCGATATTTGTCATCTCTGTAGGGTCGTATAGCTTTATCACAAGCATTGTATTGCTCTTTATGATGAGGGTCATTCAAGGAATTGGCTGGGGATTTTCCACCACAGCGGCTGGAACAATTGCAACAGACATCATCCCTGCCAGCCGAAGAGGCGAAGGAATGGGTTATTATGGCTTATCAGGAAATTTGGCGCTCGCTTTCGGGCCGTCTGCGGGGTTATTGCTTGCTGGAATTTTGTCATTTCACCATCTGTTTTTGATTTGCGCCGCTTTAGGTTTGGCATCACTGTTGTTTGCCGCGAATATTACATATAAAAAGGTTGAGAAGCAGCAAATGCAAGCACATCATAAATGGGATATTTATGAAAAAAGCGCGCTGGAACCGTCGGTTTTATTATTTTTCCTGACGGTGACGTTTGGGGGAATCGCATCGTTTCTTCCATTGTATGCAGCAGAAAAAGGGGTTTCAGGAATTCAATGGTATTTCTTGCTATACGCGCTTGCGCTCATGGTAACGAGAACGTTTGCCGGGCGGTTATATGACAAAAAAGGGCACCGGGCGGTATTTATACCGGGTGCTGCGCTGATTCTCATTGCCATGTTATTGTTGGCCTGGCTGCCCAACAATGTGGTTTTGTTTGCTGCGGCCATTCTTTACGGGCTGGGATTTGGAACAGTACAACCGGCGCTGCAAGCATGGTCTGTTGAGAGGGCGGCAAAAAACCGCAAAGGAATGGCGAATGCGACCTTTTTCGCTTTTTTCGATTTAGGAGTTGGCGTAGGAGCGATGATTTTTGGACAAATCAGCCATTGGTTCGGTTACTCCAGCATTTATATAACCGCCGCGTTCTCCGTGCTTGTTTCTATTAGTTTTTACCTATATATCTTGCACAGAAATAAAAAAATGCTAAAAAACGCTTAG
- a CDS encoding YfiT family bacillithiol transferase, translating into MDDIRYPIGKFKAPETFREEEIKQWIADIRQAPAKLREAVSRLNEEQLNTPYRDGGWTVAQVVHHLADASMNAFLRTKWILTEDVPSIKPFEESEWAKTIEARSLPIEPSLLLLEGLHERWTRLLGSLCPEDFARTFYHEGTKETVPLYVLTALYAWHGKHHTAQIISLRKRKGWN; encoded by the coding sequence ATGGATGACATTCGCTATCCGATTGGCAAATTTAAAGCACCGGAGACGTTTCGTGAAGAAGAGATAAAACAATGGATTGCTGACATTCGCCAAGCACCCGCCAAATTGCGGGAGGCGGTCAGCAGGCTAAATGAGGAACAGCTGAATACACCGTATCGCGATGGAGGATGGACGGTTGCGCAAGTGGTGCATCATCTCGCTGATGCAAGCATGAATGCGTTTTTGCGCACAAAATGGATATTAACAGAAGATGTGCCTTCGATTAAGCCGTTTGAAGAAAGCGAGTGGGCGAAAACGATCGAAGCGCGTTCATTGCCGATCGAGCCATCGCTGCTATTGCTTGAAGGGCTTCATGAACGCTGGACTCGCTTGCTTGGCTCGCTGTGCCCCGAAGATTTCGCACGGACGTTTTATCATGAAGGAACAAAAGAAACCGTCCCTTTATATGTATTAACAGCGCTGTACGCATGGCACGGGAAACATCATACGGCGCAAATTATTTCTTTGCGGAAGCGAAAAGGCTGGAACTAA
- a CDS encoding ABC transporter ATP-binding protein gives MKAIASVERLRLKFPGKDTLLFKDLSLTFYEGEKVLLLGPSGCGKSTLLQVLSGLIPHSIDIPMKAERVLLPDHWGYVFQDPDSQFCMPFVDEEIAFALENIGVPREQMKERIKSLLEAVGLFVDPHTDIHTLSGGMKQRLALASVLALEPDVLFLDEPTAMIDEEGTKEIWQTVKRIARDKTVIIVEHKIDHVLDFVDRIILLNDQGEIIADDQAKTVFSSYKDVIASQGIWYPGVWDEYMAKRQYQRPTVQQEEIIHLRHFRGFRLRDVKICIEEATVRAGEWIAITGKNGAGKSTLLHALMRLIRTDGTYELYGKDSKQLKQLHRLLAFVFQNPEFQFVANSVREEIAYSLRLEKRKEEEIAETVEQLLHRFHLWEQQHQHPYQLSMGQKRRLSVAASIVSGQRIFLLDEPTFGQDAKNTFALLELLESYRGQGAAIMMVTHDENIVNHFATRRWVIEDGQLVKDEPILQQPPKAAVPSV, from the coding sequence ATGAAAGCGATAGCTTCTGTGGAACGGTTGCGCTTGAAATTTCCTGGGAAAGATACGCTGTTATTCAAAGATTTATCGCTCACATTTTATGAAGGCGAAAAAGTGTTGTTGCTCGGTCCATCCGGGTGCGGAAAATCGACATTGTTGCAAGTGCTGTCTGGCTTGATTCCGCATTCGATTGACATTCCGATGAAAGCGGAACGAGTGCTGCTTCCCGATCATTGGGGTTATGTCTTCCAAGATCCCGATTCGCAATTTTGCATGCCGTTTGTCGATGAAGAAATTGCTTTTGCGCTTGAAAACATCGGCGTGCCGCGAGAACAGATGAAAGAGAGGATTAAGAGTCTGCTAGAAGCGGTCGGCCTTTTTGTCGATCCTCATACCGATATTCACACGTTATCGGGAGGGATGAAGCAGCGGCTCGCCCTTGCTTCCGTGCTCGCGCTTGAGCCGGATGTGCTGTTTTTGGACGAACCGACAGCGATGATTGACGAAGAGGGAACGAAAGAAATTTGGCAGACAGTCAAACGAATCGCTCGTGACAAAACGGTGATTATCGTCGAACATAAAATCGATCATGTGCTTGATTTTGTCGATCGGATTATTTTATTGAACGATCAAGGCGAAATCATTGCCGATGATCAAGCCAAAACTGTGTTTTCTAGCTACAAGGACGTCATTGCTTCCCAAGGCATTTGGTATCCCGGCGTTTGGGACGAATATATGGCAAAGCGCCAATACCAGCGGCCGACCGTCCAACAAGAGGAAATCATTCATCTCCGCCACTTCCGCGGCTTCCGTCTGCGCGATGTGAAAATATGCATCGAAGAAGCGACCGTGCGCGCGGGAGAATGGATTGCTATTACTGGCAAAAACGGTGCCGGGAAAAGCACATTGTTGCATGCATTGATGAGGCTGATCCGCACAGACGGAACGTATGAGTTATACGGGAAAGACAGCAAGCAGCTGAAACAGCTTCATCGTTTGCTTGCATTTGTCTTTCAAAATCCAGAATTTCAGTTTGTCGCTAATTCTGTGCGGGAGGAAATTGCGTATTCGCTTCGTTTGGAAAAACGAAAAGAAGAGGAAATTGCAGAGACGGTTGAACAATTGCTGCATCGCTTCCACCTTTGGGAACAGCAACATCAACATCCATACCAGCTTTCGATGGGACAAAAACGCCGTTTAAGTGTGGCTGCTTCGATTGTAAGCGGACAGCGAATTTTCCTGCTCGATGAGCCGACGTTTGGGCAAGACGCGAAAAATACGTTTGCGCTGCTTGAACTGTTGGAATCCTATCGCGGGCAAGGGGCAGCGATTATGATGGTCACCCATGACGAAAACATTGTCAACCATTTTGCGACAAGAAGATGGGTGATTGAAGACGGACAGCTTGTGAAAGATGAACCAATTTTGCAACAGCCGCCCAAAGCGGCGGTGCCGTCCGTGTAG
- the tenA gene encoding thiaminase II, whose amino-acid sequence MSFAVELRKKADAIWQASFEHPFVKQLGEGTLDLTRFRYYVMQDAYYLRHFARVQALGAAKSPDLATTARMAHHAQSTCEAELSLHETFAELLGITEEEKASFIPAPTAYAYTSHMYRAAYEGHLGDVVAAILPCYWLYYEIGERLKDCKPKEPIYQKWIGTYSSEWFRSLVKEQIARLDAIAKAVTESDRKRMERHFLISSEYEYEFWEMAYRLETWPSARKESKNHACNN is encoded by the coding sequence ATGTCATTTGCAGTGGAATTGCGAAAAAAGGCCGATGCCATTTGGCAGGCAAGTTTTGAACATCCTTTTGTGAAGCAGTTGGGGGAAGGAACGCTAGATCTTACCCGTTTCCGTTATTATGTCATGCAGGATGCGTATTATTTGCGCCACTTTGCGAGAGTGCAAGCGCTTGGGGCGGCGAAGTCTCCGGATTTGGCGACAACCGCGCGCATGGCGCATCATGCCCAAAGCACATGTGAAGCGGAATTATCTTTGCATGAAACGTTTGCCGAATTGCTTGGGATCACGGAAGAAGAAAAAGCGTCATTTATCCCGGCACCAACTGCATACGCATATACGTCGCATATGTACCGGGCCGCGTACGAAGGGCATTTAGGAGATGTGGTTGCAGCGATTTTGCCGTGCTATTGGCTCTATTATGAAATTGGCGAGAGATTAAAAGATTGCAAGCCAAAAGAGCCAATCTATCAGAAATGGATAGGAACATACAGTTCCGAATGGTTTCGCAGCTTGGTGAAAGAGCAAATTGCCCGTTTGGATGCGATCGCCAAAGCAGTTACCGAATCCGATCGCAAGCGGATGGAGCGGCATTTTCTGATTAGCAGTGAATATGAGTATGAATTTTGGGAAATGGCATATCGTTTAGAAACATGGCCATCAGCAAGAAAGGAGAGCAAAAATCATGCCTGCAACAACTAA
- a CDS encoding serine hydrolase domain-containing protein, with protein sequence MARQTIKDALKETLDKVLHNAVSRAGGVPGVVAMITDREGNIYEGAAGVREFGKETAMTTDTVFALFSTTKAITGTALMQLVEEGKVKLDDPVKKYVPEIADIKVLDGFDNNGQPKLREPKTDITVGMLMLHTAGFGYEFFSHEDRKYREQKEIPSILTSTFDSIKSVLLFDPGERWNYGVNIDWVGKVVEAVRGKRLGEVMTEHIFAPLDMNDIGFTLTPSMLERRATIHSRTKDGNITPLPDLILPQSPEMDMGGHGLYASIGEYMKFIRMILNDGAGVLKPETVAKMAQNGLGELKSGGWISSDPSLANDGEFYPGVQKSWSYTFQVNEEPTPTGRPAGQLMWSGLANLFYWIDRKNGIGGFWASQIFPFQDVASYLGFIEFESAVYSTLKRLGQIPN encoded by the coding sequence ATGGCAAGACAAACAATTAAGGATGCTCTCAAAGAAACCCTTGATAAAGTTTTGCATAATGCTGTTAGCAGGGCTGGCGGAGTGCCTGGGGTAGTTGCAATGATAACGGATCGGGAAGGGAACATTTACGAGGGTGCAGCTGGGGTGCGCGAATTTGGAAAAGAAACAGCAATGACTACCGACACCGTATTCGCGCTTTTCTCAACGACGAAAGCCATCACTGGTACAGCCTTGATGCAATTGGTAGAAGAAGGAAAAGTTAAGCTCGACGATCCCGTCAAGAAGTATGTGCCTGAGATTGCTGACATTAAAGTTCTCGATGGATTTGACAACAACGGGCAGCCAAAACTAAGGGAACCAAAAACAGACATTACCGTCGGCATGCTGATGCTCCACACCGCCGGCTTCGGCTACGAATTCTTCAGTCACGAGGATCGAAAATATCGCGAGCAAAAAGAAATCCCTTCCATCCTCACCAGCACTTTTGACTCGATTAAAAGTGTGCTGCTATTCGATCCAGGCGAGCGCTGGAACTATGGCGTGAATATCGACTGGGTCGGCAAGGTGGTTGAAGCGGTGCGCGGCAAGCGGCTTGGGGAGGTAATGACCGAGCATATTTTTGCCCCTCTTGACATGAATGACATCGGATTTACGCTAACGCCGTCGATGTTGGAACGCCGCGCAACCATTCATAGCCGCACTAAAGATGGCAATATCACGCCACTGCCTGATCTCATCCTGCCGCAATCTCCTGAAATGGACATGGGAGGGCACGGTTTGTATGCCAGCATTGGCGAATATATGAAGTTCATCCGGATGATCCTTAATGACGGTGCAGGTGTGCTTAAACCAGAAACGGTCGCGAAAATGGCTCAGAACGGGCTTGGCGAATTGAAGAGCGGCGGCTGGATCTCGTCCGATCCATCGCTGGCGAATGACGGTGAGTTCTACCCTGGCGTGCAAAAGTCGTGGTCTTATACATTCCAAGTAAACGAAGAGCCAACCCCTACAGGGCGCCCGGCAGGCCAGTTGATGTGGTCTGGACTGGCCAACCTGTTCTACTGGATCGACCGTAAGAACGGCATCGGCGGATTTTGGGCTTCGCAAATCTTCCCGTTCCAAGATGTTGCTTCGTACTTGGGTTTCATCGAGTTCGAGTCAGCAGTCTATAGTACATTAAAACGGTTAGGACAAATTCCCAATTAA
- a CDS encoding energy-coupling factor transporter transmembrane component T family protein: protein MKWNIRYRETWLHHTNPSLKLIVLILLFIGVLFVHNPNVLINFSFGLLLLFMLYTGYPWKFLLLLFLPFFLVFVSTASSMVLFGEGKTTWFRWGLIHVTEESFLRGMHLGFRALSFALLGLLFSLTTRPVRLFYSLMQQLKLKPKYAYSFLAGVRLIPIMIEEFQTVRNALKVRGDANKGVFAKMKRYAIPLLSQSIRRAQRIAVAMEAKRFSDGAKRTFYYEIGFGKNDVVLVVVFIIVAAAAYYAGVHYPYIPVEDVR from the coding sequence ATGAAATGGAACATTCGTTATCGAGAAACGTGGCTACATCATACGAATCCGAGCTTAAAGCTGATTGTGCTTATTTTGCTGTTTATCGGCGTGTTGTTCGTGCACAACCCAAATGTTTTAATTAATTTTTCGTTTGGACTTCTCTTGTTATTTATGTTGTATACCGGCTATCCGTGGAAGTTTTTGCTGCTGTTATTTTTGCCGTTTTTCCTTGTATTTGTTTCAACTGCGTCATCGATGGTTTTGTTTGGCGAAGGGAAGACGACATGGTTTCGCTGGGGACTTATCCATGTGACGGAAGAGAGTTTTTTGCGCGGAATGCATCTTGGCTTTCGCGCGCTTTCATTCGCGCTCCTTGGGCTTTTGTTTTCGCTGACGACAAGGCCGGTCCGCTTATTTTACTCGCTGATGCAGCAGTTAAAGTTAAAGCCAAAATATGCTTACAGCTTTTTAGCCGGCGTCCGTTTAATCCCGATTATGATTGAAGAATTTCAAACAGTAAGAAATGCGTTAAAGGTAAGGGGGGATGCCAATAAAGGGGTGTTTGCAAAAATGAAGCGATATGCGATCCCGCTTTTATCCCAAAGCATCCGCCGCGCTCAGCGCATCGCGGTTGCGATGGAAGCAAAACGTTTTTCGGACGGCGCCAAGCGGACGTTTTATTATGAAATCGGGTTTGGCAAAAACGATGTCGTGCTTGTCGTTGTTTTTATCATAGTGGCGGCAGCGGCTTATTATGCGGGAGTTCATTATCCGTACATTCCGGTGGAAGATGTGCGGTAG
- the tenI gene encoding thiazole tautomerase TenI, with amino-acid sequence MKVERQLHIISTGKQPLEQFVAICARVHPYVDAIHVREKRKTAREISEFLTELIERGIPPKKIIVNDRIDVAVVFGVKGVQLAHHSLSVHQTKRHFPSLSVGCSVHSLEEAMEAEKSGADYCIYGHIFPTASKLGAPPRGIESLRNIVHHVNIPVIAIGGIHSDNAEQVLQAGAHGIAVMSAVFCAKDPVSEAKKLAKIVKKMA; translated from the coding sequence ATGAAAGTGGAAAGACAGCTTCACATTATTTCGACAGGCAAACAGCCGTTAGAGCAATTCGTTGCGATTTGCGCCCGCGTTCATCCGTATGTCGATGCGATCCATGTGCGGGAAAAAAGGAAAACAGCGCGGGAAATTTCCGAGTTTCTCACCGAGTTGATCGAAAGGGGAATACCGCCAAAGAAAATCATTGTCAATGATCGGATTGACGTGGCAGTTGTTTTTGGAGTTAAAGGCGTCCAGCTTGCACATCATAGCTTATCTGTACACCAAACGAAACGTCATTTTCCGTCGTTGTCTGTCGGCTGTTCGGTTCATTCGCTTGAAGAAGCGATGGAAGCGGAAAAAAGCGGCGCCGATTATTGCATATACGGCCACATCTTTCCAACGGCAAGCAAGCTAGGAGCGCCGCCGCGCGGAATAGAATCATTGCGGAATATCGTCCATCATGTGAATATTCCGGTGATTGCGATTGGCGGCATCCATTCTGATAATGCGGAGCAAGTGCTGCAAGCTGGCGCGCATGGAATTGCCGTCATGTCGGCGGTATTTTGCGCTAAAGATCCCGTTAGTGAAGCAAAAAAACTCGCAAAAATCGTTAAGAAAATGGCATGA
- a CDS encoding ECF transporter S component — translation MPATTKGLKLVDILTTIVISVVFGIIYKIWGPLYYAVKPFGFHLDQLIYGMWFIAASVAYLLIRKPGVALLAEIAASSGEFIMGSEWGLEVLLYGVVQGLLAEAVFAAFRYKRFDAFVVSLGAVGATIGSLVMDFYKGYIDALAPWNLALFLIARFLGAIAISGVFAASLVKALEKTGVVQMLRPASKDDYDALDR, via the coding sequence ATGCCTGCAACAACTAAAGGATTGAAGCTTGTTGATATTTTAACAACCATTGTGATTTCAGTTGTTTTTGGGATCATCTATAAAATTTGGGGGCCACTTTATTACGCTGTCAAGCCATTTGGCTTCCATCTCGATCAATTGATTTATGGCATGTGGTTCATCGCTGCGTCGGTGGCGTACTTGTTGATCCGTAAACCGGGCGTCGCGCTATTGGCGGAAATTGCTGCTTCTTCTGGGGAATTTATTATGGGTTCCGAATGGGGATTAGAAGTGCTCCTTTACGGAGTTGTACAAGGACTTTTAGCGGAAGCAGTGTTTGCCGCGTTTCGCTATAAACGGTTTGACGCATTCGTCGTGTCGCTTGGGGCGGTTGGCGCGACGATCGGTTCGCTTGTGATGGATTTTTACAAAGGGTATATTGACGCGCTGGCTCCTTGGAACTTGGCGTTATTCCTTATCGCCCGCTTTCTCGGCGCGATTGCCATTTCCGGCGTTTTCGCTGCTTCGCTTGTTAAGGCATTGGAAAAAACGGGAGTGGTGCAAATGTTGCGCCCGGCTTCGAAAGATGATTACGACGCGCTTGACCGTTAA
- a CDS encoding glycoside hydrolase family 13 protein, whose product MKKAWWKEGVAYQIYPRSFMDSNGDGIGDLRGIIGKLDYLKDLGIDIIWICPVYKSPNADNGYDISDYHAIMEEFGTMEDFDLLLEEVHRRGMKLILDLVINHTSDEHPWFIESRSSRDNPKRDWYIWRDGKNGKEPNNWESIFGGSAWEYDPKTDQYYLHIFDVKQPDLNWENEEVRRALYKMINWWLDKGIDGFRVDAISHIKKKPGLPDLPNPKGLDYVPSFAGHMNQEGIMDYLRELKMQTFAHYDIMTVGEANGVTIEDAEAWVGEENGIFNMIFQFEHLGLWQKETNGGVDVRQLKRTLTKWQKGLENRGWNALFLENHDQPRSVSIWGNDKEYLTESAKALGVMYFFMQGTPFIYQGQEIGMTNVRFPDIDDYKDVAVKKMYQLEREKGRSHEEVMEVIWKTGRDNSRTPMQWSAAPNAGFTTGTPWIKVNENYKTINVEAQLRDPNSVLQFYKKMIRLRKENEVFVYGTYDLLLEKHPAIYAYTRTLGDEKAVIIVNLSAKPAMYRYDGLRLNSDNLVLQNYDVKPHKNATRFKLKPYEARVYLWN is encoded by the coding sequence TTGAAGAAAGCTTGGTGGAAAGAGGGAGTCGCATATCAAATTTATCCGAGAAGCTTCATGGATTCCAATGGAGACGGAATTGGCGATCTTCGCGGAATTATCGGGAAACTTGATTATTTAAAAGATCTTGGCATTGATATTATATGGATTTGCCCGGTTTACAAGTCGCCGAATGCCGATAACGGATATGATATTAGCGACTATCACGCGATCATGGAAGAGTTTGGAACAATGGAAGACTTTGATTTGCTGCTGGAAGAAGTTCATCGGCGCGGTATGAAATTGATTTTAGATTTAGTCATTAATCATACAAGTGATGAACATCCATGGTTTATTGAATCGCGTTCATCGCGGGATAACCCGAAACGGGATTGGTACATTTGGCGCGATGGCAAAAACGGAAAAGAGCCGAACAATTGGGAAAGCATTTTTGGTGGATCGGCGTGGGAATATGATCCGAAAACAGACCAATACTACTTGCATATATTTGATGTGAAGCAGCCGGATTTAAATTGGGAAAACGAAGAAGTGCGCCGCGCATTGTATAAAATGATTAATTGGTGGCTGGATAAAGGGATTGACGGTTTCCGTGTCGATGCAATTTCTCATATCAAGAAAAAGCCGGGATTGCCGGATTTGCCGAATCCGAAAGGACTTGACTATGTTCCTTCGTTTGCCGGCCATATGAACCAAGAGGGAATTATGGACTATTTAAGAGAGCTTAAAATGCAAACGTTTGCACACTATGATATTATGACGGTTGGCGAAGCAAACGGTGTTACGATCGAAGACGCGGAAGCATGGGTCGGCGAAGAAAACGGAATCTTCAATATGATTTTCCAGTTTGAACATTTAGGGCTTTGGCAAAAAGAAACAAACGGTGGGGTGGATGTGCGTCAATTAAAACGCACGTTGACAAAATGGCAAAAAGGCTTGGAAAACCGCGGCTGGAACGCGTTATTTTTGGAAAATCACGATCAGCCCCGTTCTGTTTCAATATGGGGAAATGATAAGGAATACCTTACTGAAAGTGCCAAGGCGCTCGGCGTGATGTACTTTTTCATGCAAGGAACTCCTTTCATTTATCAAGGACAAGAAATCGGCATGACAAACGTCCGCTTTCCGGATATCGATGATTATAAAGATGTTGCGGTTAAAAAGATGTATCAGCTGGAGCGGGAAAAAGGGCGTTCGCATGAAGAAGTGATGGAAGTTATTTGGAAAACAGGACGCGACAATTCGCGAACCCCGATGCAATGGTCCGCCGCGCCAAACGCTGGATTTACGACAGGAACGCCGTGGATAAAAGTGAATGAAAACTATAAGACCATTAACGTCGAGGCGCAATTGCGCGACCCGAATTCCGTCCTTCAGTTTTACAAAAAAATGATTCGGCTTCGCAAAGAAAACGAAGTGTTCGTTTACGGAACGTATGATTTGCTTTTGGAAAAGCATCCGGCGATTTACGCATATACAAGAACGCTCGGAGACGAAAAAGCGGTGATTATTGTCAATTTAAGTGCCAAACCAGCTATGTACCGTTATGATGGCCTTCGTTTAAATTCAGATAACTTAGTGCTGCAAAACTATGATGTTAAACCGCATAAAAACGCGACGCGCTTTAAGCTAAAACCTTATGAAGCGCGCGTATATTTATGGAATTAG
- a CDS encoding class I SAM-dependent rRNA methyltransferase, translating into MANVFLKRKRKKRLEQGHPWIFQSEVDYIEGDFEPGDFVDVYNHQRYFLAKGYINPKSQIIVRVLTQNPDEELNEQFFVDRIRQAWEYRERMIPGVRSCRAIYGEADFLPGLIVDKYEDVLVVQILSLGMEKRKDWILRGLLEVFKPKAIYLRNDVYVRELEGLPQEKGFWYGESETEVLMEENGVKYIVDIENGQKTGFFFDQRQNRAAIKPLINSDTTVLDCFTHTGSFMLNACLYGAKHVTAVDISEHAIETAKRNAALNGFTNVDFVVANAFDYLREAVRDGKKWDVVIIDPPAFAKSAQAVPKALRGYKDINLNGLKLVKDGGFFVTASCSYHVHADLFREMIAEAAFDAKKILRQVYWNSAGYDHPKLLAADEGDYLKFAIYEVRSRR; encoded by the coding sequence GTGGCAAACGTATTTTTAAAACGAAAACGGAAAAAACGACTCGAACAAGGACACCCATGGATTTTCCAAAGTGAAGTCGATTATATTGAAGGCGATTTTGAACCAGGCGATTTTGTCGATGTATATAATCATCAGCGCTACTTTTTGGCAAAAGGCTATATTAACCCGAAATCGCAAATCATTGTGCGCGTTTTGACGCAAAATCCCGACGAAGAGCTTAACGAGCAATTTTTTGTTGACCGCATCCGCCAAGCATGGGAGTATCGCGAGCGAATGATTCCCGGCGTCCGCTCATGCCGCGCCATTTACGGTGAAGCGGACTTTTTGCCAGGGCTGATCGTCGACAAATACGAAGACGTGCTTGTCGTGCAAATTCTTTCCCTTGGGATGGAAAAACGGAAAGACTGGATTCTGCGCGGCTTGCTTGAGGTATTTAAGCCAAAAGCCATTTATTTGCGCAATGATGTGTATGTCCGCGAGCTAGAAGGATTGCCACAGGAAAAAGGCTTTTGGTACGGCGAATCGGAAACAGAAGTGCTGATGGAAGAAAACGGCGTCAAATATATCGTCGATATTGAAAACGGGCAAAAGACGGGATTTTTCTTCGACCAAAGACAAAACCGCGCAGCAATTAAACCGCTCATCAACAGTGATACAACGGTGCTCGATTGCTTCACCCATACCGGCTCGTTTATGCTTAATGCGTGCTTATATGGAGCGAAACACGTCACTGCAGTCGATATTTCCGAACACGCCATTGAAACGGCGAAGCGCAATGCGGCGCTTAACGGCTTTACCAACGTCGATTTTGTCGTCGCCAACGCGTTCGATTATTTGCGCGAAGCGGTTCGCGACGGGAAAAAATGGGACGTTGTCATCATTGACCCGCCGGCGTTTGCGAAATCGGCTCAAGCTGTTCCAAAAGCGTTGCGCGGCTATAAAGACATTAACTTAAACGGCTTAAAGCTTGTCAAAGATGGCGGCTTTTTCGTCACAGCGAGCTGTTCCTACCACGTGCATGCCGACTTATTCCGGGAAATGATCGCGGAAGCGGCGTTTGATGCGAAAAAAATTTTGCGGCAAGTGTACTGGAACAGCGCCGGCTACGATCATCCGAAGCTGCTTGCCGCCGACGAAGGCGATTATTTAAAATTTGCCATTTACGAAGTGCGCTCGCGCAGATAA